Proteins encoded together in one Anopheles darlingi chromosome 3, idAnoDarlMG_H_01, whole genome shotgun sequence window:
- the LOC125953560 gene encoding neuropeptide Y receptor type 2-like, whose protein sequence is MVSLLLAHSDLMDGDGGGGGLVRATIAAIPSVVAPNGTNQTLMLGEIMLFGRANETTTATTTPAPNEDIIYSNKLLQIVFCILYSSIFVLGVFGNVLVCYVVFRNKAMQTVTNLFITNLALSDILLCVLAVPFTPSYTFLGGWVFGKLLCHTLPLAQGCSVYISTLTLTSIAIDRFFVIIYPFHPRMKLSTCVTIIVLIWSFAILVTMPYGLYMRMHGDVANVTTDSSPLVAGAQSSAMYCEEQWPSEEMRKTFSIVTSILQFVLPFLIMAFCYICVSIRLNDRARTKPGSKTSRREEADRDRKKRTNRMLISMVAIFGISWLPLNLVNMCNDFHSDINGWRFYNLFFFIAHLTAMSSTCYNPFLYAWLNDNFRKEFKQVLPCFDPSRGRGGTINGTRGGIGGWRSEQRTCNGNNDTVQETLIPSSQVLPSSRSSQGHSQQQQHQQQQQQHLGTSSTTSSQGHQTTVDSILLSEVNPPLPLPAPLPSVQSAETVVLPSGVLETPFDVQLVPNAAATNGGSNGRAVDAAPAASGVVNGGLSRGSNSSKLSSLILINDGTTADSKVPAIL, encoded by the coding sequence ATGGTCTCCCTACTGTTGGCGCATAGTGATCTCATGGATGGTgacggaggtggtggtgggttagTGAGAGCAACTATTGCGGCCATTCCGAGCGTAGTGGCTCCGAATGGTACCAATCAGACGCTGATGCTCGGCGAGATAATGCTGTTTGGTCGTGCGAAcgagacgacgacagcgacaacaaccCCGGCGCCCAATGAAGACATCATCTACTCCAATAAACTGCTGCAGATCGTGTTCTGTATACTGTACTCGAGCATCTTTGTGCTCGGTGTGTTCGGCAATGTGCTTGTTTGCTACGTCGTGTTCCGGAACAAAGCGATGCAAACGGTGACCAACCTGTTCATCACGAATCTGGCCCTCTCGGACATACTGCTGTGCGTGCTGGCCGTtccgtttaccccttcgtacACCTTTCTCGGGGGCTGGGTGTTTGGGAAGCTGCTCTGTCACACGTTACCACTGGCGCAGGGTTGTAGTGTGTACATCTCGACCCTTACCCTCACGtcgatcgccatcgatcgGTTCTTTGTGATCATCTATCCGTTCCATCCGCGGATGAAGTTGTCCACGTGCGTGACGATCATTGTGCTGATCTGGTCGTTCGCCATCTTGGTGACGATGCCGTACGGGCTGTACATGCGGATGCACGGCGATGTAGCCAACGTGACAACGGATAGCAGTCCGCTGGTCGCCGGCGCTCAGTCCAGTGCGATGTATTGCGAGGAGCAGTGGCCTTCGGAGGAGATGCGCAAAACGTTTTCCATCGTCACCTCGATCCTCCAGTTCGTGCTTCCGTTTCTGATCATGGCGTTCTGCTATATCTGCGTGTCGATCCGCTTGAACGATCGGGCACGCACCAAACCGGGCAGCAAGACTTCGCGGCGCGAGGAAGCCGATCGCGACCGCAAGAAGCGCACCAATCGAATGCTGATCTCGATGGTGGCCATCTTCGGGATTTCCTGGTTGCCGCTTAACCTGGTCAACATGTGCAACGATTTCCACTCGGACATCAACGGCTGGCGGTTCTATAATCTGTTCTTCTTTATCGCCCACCTGACGGCGATGTCATCGACCTGCTACAATCCGTTCCTGTACGCCTGGTTGAACGATAACTTCCGGAAGGAGTTTAAGCAGGTACTGCCGTGCTTCGATCCTTCGCGTGGTCGTGGCGGAACCATCAACGGCACACGAGGTGGCATTGGTGGATGGCGATCGGAACAACGAACCTGCAACGGTAACAATGACACCGTACAGGAGACACTCATACCGAGCTCGCAGGTGCTGCCGAGCAGTCGTAGCTCCCAAGGCcattcgcaacaacaacagcaccagcagcaacagcaacagcatctggGCACCAGTTCCACCACCTCGAGCCAGGGCCATCAAACGACGGTCGATTCGATCCTGCTCTCGGAAGTCAACCCACCGTTACCGTTACCGGCGCCGCTGCCGAGTGTGCAGAGTGCGGAAACCgtcgtccttccttccggtgtgCTCGAGACGCCATTCGATGTGCAGCTTGTGCCAAATGCTGCGGCCACCAACGGAGGCAGTAATGGGCGTGCAGTGGATGCAGCGCCCGCGGCCAGCGGTGTCGTAAATGGAGGGCTTAGCCGTGGCAGTAACTCCTCGAAGCTTTCTTCGTTGATCCTCATCAACGATGGTACTACGGCCGACTCCAAAGTGCCTGCCATCCTGTAA